One region of Flavobacterium sp. GSB-24 genomic DNA includes:
- a CDS encoding M4 family metallopeptidase, which yields MNQIYFKTKYLFVLLGLFVCSVGMAQSPVPNKLKGNAVMALGSPTLSRTKDKVSKNASDSYSSQNNDAANLLTQKEEKINGIELSDAETEAVKKKEQESQKLYGQNLSSTVQKTNPQDSVSTKVKSFAKTANVTAKNIFEVKKGDFDLAASDKMQVKSVSDTHGRTVVTYQQMHNSVPVEGAIYKVRENKTKIDAFGATAKKLTVSSNYKINAATALDNALKAVNAQQYIWESKKLGSLVNKNISTKPQGELVYVGPNFSSELKEYYLAWKFNIYATNPQSSHTIYVDANTGKIVLNLDLSRDAAFGDQSLGKGKSRYAGEVVFNTKQYADGYRLEGLQGKYKVPMVTWNMNHAEHAADEVITEFVDEDNIWNELHNKDHDEVAMDIHWGMQKTIEYYGERFNRNSIDDKGMTIIGLAHLGTNVENASWTGGWAQFGDGYGTPYVGLGITAHELTHGVTGLTADLIYQGESGAMNESFSDIFGTCVEFYVGKDKKEDIWMLGSELYTHGSMRNMGNPKAQGQPDTYGGINWVSPTNVSYDNGGVHINSGITNYWFYLLSEGGQGVNDLNNSYDVKAIGLTKAEKIAYITLTEYLSPSSNFSDMRQATLMVTEDLYGIGSEEYKQVSNAWYAIGIGTAYADKQIALVSVENPVASCGSLKGDEPFYIKFKNTGSTVIKANEVLNYKLRLMVPGFGGRLNEIYGSNGVINFDKDLASGEETIVKIQEKLPYLISTTKLNYVEVKFDFAPVTEFGAKDGISFTTSFMVVPEQKDFDLKVVGLNLPEYTGTSLSANHALTATIYNVGCKDIPAGSQLKVGYADTAPGSETIWKDITLSTAFKGNTEMTIPFDGTIDLSAAGLHTYEAFVSYSQDPVAANNSAISASYSGIITQFPYNQNFERTPGGWYSKSLATNQKFIWQASSYSFRDTKSKYLWATENLANASERMALNADFTLQSPVFDFSNVASPYVEFDIISLFHNGYDGLVVEYSEDNQNWKKVTGIDYPSTLHIYDDGVLSGPWFTGINNDFSKKPIGIRLSELAGKKGAIRFRVATDDYNDGFLGAFIDNIHVDNAPYDLVLLDAKIDAGSCKIDNTNTTITTKIINNFATKAEQVNVAVKILDNLQNEVYSKTEKVALAFTKFRDTITYAIPNIDLKSIGTNTIKVSVFPDDMTQDIKPENNTYTFDYDNWNNEDEKIAVLPYTMDFEDAAGYKGWRTFENKGAAGWKLGTDLDLRSPSFYLTEHTKFMASNDDICNCDAANDMLTSPVLDLTNYKEAHLTFDAFGDGAGISDGYVKVSTDGGKTWEQAFKMYYINNWIEYHVDLTPYAGKPCVIVAFQHDDNGLFANGFAVDNIKITEKSEYVQLSDLSVPEIVYEDAPSHQFFIGARNVFYKKVEKASIEYQITQNGKAVGEPIVLERNDQILQYQTIVYTLDGLPKLEPGNYEINVKVITNGQPKAEAATLTKSFQVVAKAPNLDIETFSSVAQGSIFGTNGYTSNQSDDNYPWRAVPKPDNTNLTLPKKDHTGDALGTMLYNQLEYYAINGEMVSPMYKLSENATSLEFYYAMQCNYRNSFSIDIKTQGGEWTEIWKDAKQGTYSDTEWQRGAVNVSKYAGKSVMLRLRHAKEGGYSYMVLDDLKIISEPVLDVSVQIMSPKDICGGSEFKVKLTNEGQIAIPANSIQLDVEYINTNETISEAIEAGILVGESVEYILKKQPKLDNSGDSHVFNITAKLENDGIAQNNKVENYLYQGTTSDFKIFDSPVIHGYAGKSLYIDAQTNFNSDKLKVASYKWSTGEVTNGIEINKAGDYSVTITTKNGCTLTEKITATFDTFESDLVSGAVCGPEVVLNPGNYKSYEWFDGSTEPTYKTTESGDYFVTVYNENGIGKTFSTTISILENNIVPEIQVVGEKKLTTSVEGTSYQWFLNERPIPNATEKSIITIWEGNYSLQVTNNNGCNSMSAPFDSKGMLVGKITNPFRVFPNPAVDNVNLFLAEKIDGQAEIKMYAMDGKAVWSKTYSSIPSNVNLSGLTSGVYVLECAVQGKKYTAKVIKK from the coding sequence ATGAACCAAATTTACTTTAAAACCAAGTATTTGTTTGTTTTGTTAGGTCTCTTTGTCTGTTCCGTAGGAATGGCTCAGTCACCTGTTCCCAACAAACTAAAGGGCAATGCAGTAATGGCATTAGGATCACCAACTTTGAGCAGGACAAAAGATAAGGTTTCTAAAAATGCCAGTGATTCATATTCAAGTCAGAATAATGATGCTGCAAATCTTCTCACTCAAAAAGAAGAAAAAATAAACGGAATAGAACTTTCTGATGCTGAAACTGAAGCAGTAAAGAAGAAGGAACAGGAAAGCCAAAAATTATACGGACAAAATCTAAGTAGTACGGTACAAAAAACAAATCCGCAGGATTCAGTTAGTACAAAGGTTAAGTCTTTTGCAAAAACTGCAAACGTAACGGCTAAAAATATATTTGAGGTTAAAAAAGGAGATTTTGATTTAGCTGCGTCAGATAAAATGCAGGTAAAATCAGTTTCTGATACTCATGGCAGAACAGTAGTTACGTATCAGCAAATGCATAACTCGGTTCCTGTTGAAGGAGCAATTTATAAGGTTAGAGAAAATAAAACTAAAATTGATGCATTTGGGGCTACGGCTAAGAAATTAACCGTAAGCAGCAATTATAAAATAAATGCAGCGACAGCTTTAGACAATGCGCTTAAAGCTGTAAATGCACAGCAATATATTTGGGAGAGTAAAAAATTAGGTTCTTTAGTTAATAAAAACATTAGCACAAAACCACAGGGGGAGCTGGTTTATGTTGGACCTAATTTTTCTTCTGAATTAAAAGAATATTACCTGGCTTGGAAATTTAATATTTATGCGACAAATCCGCAATCAAGTCATACCATTTATGTAGATGCAAATACAGGAAAAATAGTTTTAAACCTTGATTTAAGCCGTGATGCTGCTTTTGGCGATCAGAGTCTAGGAAAAGGTAAATCAAGATATGCTGGAGAAGTAGTTTTTAATACCAAGCAATACGCTGACGGATACAGACTAGAAGGTCTGCAAGGTAAATATAAAGTACCAATGGTTACTTGGAATATGAACCATGCCGAGCATGCTGCAGATGAGGTAATCACAGAATTTGTTGATGAAGATAATATTTGGAATGAACTGCATAACAAAGATCACGATGAGGTTGCTATGGATATTCATTGGGGTATGCAGAAAACCATAGAATATTATGGTGAAAGGTTTAATCGAAATAGTATCGATGATAAAGGAATGACCATTATTGGTCTTGCGCATTTAGGCACTAATGTCGAAAATGCTTCATGGACTGGCGGATGGGCACAATTTGGAGATGGTTATGGTACACCGTATGTTGGTTTAGGAATTACAGCCCACGAATTAACTCACGGTGTAACAGGTTTAACTGCCGACTTAATCTATCAGGGAGAATCAGGAGCGATGAATGAATCTTTCAGTGATATCTTTGGTACGTGTGTTGAATTTTATGTTGGAAAAGACAAAAAAGAAGATATTTGGATGCTTGGAAGTGAACTGTACACTCATGGCAGTATGAGAAATATGGGTAACCCAAAAGCGCAGGGTCAGCCTGATACTTATGGAGGAATAAATTGGGTAAGTCCAACAAATGTTAGTTACGATAATGGCGGCGTGCACATTAACAGCGGTATCACGAATTATTGGTTTTACCTTTTAAGCGAAGGCGGTCAGGGTGTAAATGACCTTAATAATAGTTATGATGTTAAAGCTATTGGTCTGACTAAAGCAGAGAAAATTGCCTATATAACACTTACAGAGTATTTGTCGCCTTCTTCAAACTTTAGCGATATGCGTCAGGCAACTTTAATGGTTACAGAAGATTTATACGGAATAGGTTCTGAAGAATACAAACAAGTTAGTAATGCCTGGTACGCAATTGGTATTGGAACTGCTTATGCAGATAAACAAATAGCACTTGTTTCTGTTGAAAATCCTGTGGCATCCTGTGGTTCTTTAAAAGGAGATGAGCCTTTTTATATTAAATTTAAAAATACAGGCTCAACTGTAATTAAAGCAAATGAGGTTTTAAATTATAAGTTGAGATTAATGGTGCCAGGTTTTGGCGGCAGATTGAATGAAATTTACGGCAGTAATGGCGTTATTAATTTTGATAAAGATTTGGCATCAGGCGAAGAAACGATTGTAAAAATTCAGGAAAAACTTCCTTACCTAATAAGCACAACGAAGTTAAACTATGTAGAAGTTAAATTTGATTTTGCTCCAGTTACAGAATTTGGCGCAAAAGATGGAATTTCTTTTACTACAAGTTTTATGGTTGTTCCAGAGCAAAAAGATTTTGATCTTAAAGTAGTAGGATTAAATCTTCCGGAATATACCGGCACTTCGCTGTCAGCAAATCATGCACTAACAGCAACGATCTATAATGTGGGCTGTAAAGATATACCAGCAGGATCTCAATTAAAAGTGGGTTATGCAGATACAGCTCCAGGAAGCGAAACCATCTGGAAAGATATAACGTTAAGCACTGCATTTAAAGGAAATACAGAAATGACAATTCCTTTTGATGGCACAATTGATTTATCAGCAGCAGGTCTGCATACTTATGAAGCTTTTGTATCATACAGCCAAGATCCTGTAGCGGCTAATAATAGTGCTATAAGTGCTTCGTACAGCGGTATTATTACTCAGTTTCCTTACAATCAAAATTTTGAAAGAACACCGGGAGGCTGGTATTCAAAATCACTGGCTACCAATCAAAAATTTATATGGCAGGCATCTTCTTATTCATTTAGAGATACAAAATCGAAATATTTGTGGGCTACTGAAAACCTTGCAAATGCTTCTGAAAGAATGGCTTTGAATGCTGATTTTACATTACAATCGCCAGTATTCGATTTTAGTAATGTTGCCTCTCCGTATGTTGAGTTTGATATTATTTCATTGTTTCACAATGGATATGATGGATTAGTGGTAGAATATTCTGAAGATAATCAAAACTGGAAAAAAGTTACCGGTATCGATTATCCTTCAACTTTACATATTTATGACGATGGTGTATTGTCAGGCCCATGGTTTACTGGAATTAATAATGATTTTAGTAAAAAGCCAATTGGTATTCGCTTAAGTGAACTTGCAGGTAAAAAAGGAGCGATTCGTTTTCGTGTTGCTACAGATGATTATAATGACGGATTCTTAGGAGCCTTTATAGATAATATTCATGTAGATAATGCACCTTATGACTTAGTGCTTTTAGATGCAAAAATAGATGCTGGAAGTTGTAAAATTGACAATACTAATACAACAATAACTACTAAAATCATCAATAATTTTGCGACAAAAGCAGAGCAGGTAAATGTTGCCGTAAAAATTCTTGATAATTTACAAAATGAAGTTTATTCAAAAACAGAAAAAGTGGCATTGGCATTTACTAAGTTTAGAGATACCATAACGTACGCTATTCCGAATATTGATTTAAAAAGCATTGGTACTAATACCATTAAAGTTTCTGTATTTCCTGATGATATGACTCAGGATATCAAGCCAGAAAATAATACTTACACTTTTGATTACGATAATTGGAACAATGAAGATGAGAAAATAGCTGTGCTGCCTTATACAATGGATTTTGAAGATGCAGCTGGATATAAAGGATGGAGAACTTTTGAAAACAAAGGAGCTGCAGGCTGGAAACTCGGAACAGATTTAGATCTAAGGTCTCCAAGTTTTTACCTAACAGAGCATACAAAATTTATGGCCAGTAACGATGATATTTGTAACTGCGACGCTGCAAATGATATGTTGACTTCTCCTGTGCTGGATTTGACCAATTACAAAGAAGCACACTTGACATTTGATGCCTTTGGAGATGGCGCTGGAATTTCTGACGGATATGTAAAAGTAAGTACAGATGGTGGTAAAACGTGGGAACAGGCATTTAAAATGTATTACATTAATAACTGGATAGAATATCACGTAGATTTAACTCCGTATGCAGGAAAACCTTGTGTTATTGTAGCATTCCAGCACGATGATAATGGGTTATTTGCTAATGGTTTTGCAGTAGATAATATTAAGATTACAGAGAAATCAGAATATGTACAGTTATCTGATTTAAGTGTACCTGAAATTGTTTACGAAGATGCACCTTCTCACCAATTTTTTATAGGGGCAAGAAATGTATTTTATAAAAAAGTAGAAAAAGCTTCGATAGAATATCAAATTACCCAAAATGGTAAAGCTGTGGGAGAGCCAATTGTTTTAGAACGAAATGATCAGATCCTACAGTATCAAACAATTGTTTACACATTAGATGGTCTTCCAAAGTTGGAACCAGGAAATTACGAAATCAATGTAAAAGTAATTACAAACGGCCAGCCAAAAGCTGAAGCGGCAACTCTTACAAAATCTTTTCAGGTCGTGGCTAAGGCACCAAATCTAGATATTGAAACTTTTTCAAGTGTAGCTCAGGGTTCAATATTTGGAACAAATGGTTACACTTCAAATCAAAGTGATGATAATTATCCTTGGAGAGCTGTTCCAAAGCCAGATAATACAAATCTGACATTGCCGAAAAAAGATCATACAGGAGATGCTTTAGGAACAATGCTTTACAATCAGCTTGAATATTATGCAATTAATGGAGAAATGGTTTCGCCAATGTATAAGTTATCTGAAAATGCAACTTCTTTAGAATTTTACTATGCAATGCAATGTAATTATAGGAACTCATTCAGCATAGATATTAAAACTCAAGGTGGTGAATGGACTGAAATATGGAAAGACGCTAAACAAGGAACTTATTCAGATACTGAATGGCAAAGAGGAGCAGTAAACGTAAGTAAATATGCAGGAAAATCTGTAATGCTTCGACTTAGACATGCTAAAGAAGGCGGATATTCTTATATGGTTTTAGATGATTTAAAAATAATCAGCGAACCTGTTTTAGATGTATCTGTGCAAATAATGTCACCAAAAGATATATGCGGCGGTTCTGAATTTAAAGTAAAGCTGACAAATGAAGGACAAATTGCAATTCCTGCAAATAGTATTCAATTAGATGTAGAATATATCAACACAAATGAAACTATTTCAGAAGCTATTGAAGCTGGAATTCTAGTTGGCGAAAGCGTAGAATATATTTTAAAGAAACAGCCTAAACTTGATAACAGCGGAGATTCTCATGTGTTTAATATTACCGCCAAATTGGAAAATGACGGTATTGCACAAAACAATAAAGTCGAAAATTATCTTTATCAAGGAACAACATCAGATTTTAAAATATTTGATAGTCCAGTAATTCATGGATATGCAGGCAAAAGCTTATATATTGATGCCCAAACTAATTTTAATTCAGATAAATTAAAAGTTGCTTCATACAAATGGAGTACAGGTGAAGTTACTAATGGTATCGAAATAAATAAAGCTGGAGATTACTCTGTAACAATAACAACCAAAAACGGATGTACACTTACAGAAAAGATTACGGCAACATTTGATACTTTCGAATCTGACTTAGTTAGTGGAGCTGTCTGCGGCCCTGAAGTTGTTTTGAATCCTGGAAACTATAAATCATACGAATGGTTTGATGGTTCAACAGAGCCAACTTACAAGACAACAGAAAGCGGCGATTATTTTGTAACGGTTTATAATGAAAATGGAATTGGTAAAACTTTTAGTACTACGATTTCAATTTTGGAGAACAACATTGTACCAGAAATTCAGGTTGTGGGAGAGAAGAAATTAACAACTTCGGTTGAAGGAACATCTTACCAATGGTTTTTAAATGAAAGACCAATACCAAACGCAACTGAAAAATCTATAATTACAATTTGGGAAGGAAATTACAGCCTTCAAGTAACAAATAATAATGGATGTAATAGTATGTCAGCACCATTTGACTCAAAAGGTATGCTTGTTGGAAAAATAACAAATCCTTTTAGAGTATTCCCTAATCCAGCTGTTGATAATGTAAACCTATTTTTAGCTGAAAAGATTGATGGGCAGGCAGAAATCAAAATGTATGCAATGGATGGTAAAGCTGTATGGAGTAAAACGTATTCAAGTATTCCATCAAACGTAAATCTAAGCGGATTAACTTCTGGAGTTTATGTTTTAGAGTGCGCTGTACAAGGCAAGAAATACACAGCTAAGGTTATTAAAAAATAA